AATTATCGCGGTTAATATCATGTTTTTATTCCTATTTTAGTGTTAACAGGCCCTAGGTTAAAAAGTTCTTCGATGGAACATCATTCCATTAAAGCCCCCGCATTTATGCGTGGGGTGATTTATTTTTGTCTATGAATGCCTTCAACTTCAACTGCAAGAAAAAACAGAAGGCGGCGCTTCCTCCACCATGGCTAAAACCAGCGGTTTCCGCGCCAAATTTGGATGAACAATTAACAACGCCACGGCATGAGCTGCAATACCTTCTTCCCGGCCAGTGTAACCCATGCGTTCGGTAGTAGTAGCTTTGACATTCACCTGACCAACCGACACTTCCAAGTCAGATGCCAGATTCATCCGCATTGTTTCCAGGTAAGGAGCAAGTCGCGGTACCTGGGCAACGATGGTGATGTCAACGTTCCCCACAATCAGCCCGATCCGCCGTAAACAAGCCATGACCCTGCGTAATAATTCGCGGCTGTCAATACCCGCAAATTCCATCGAAGTGTCCGGAAAATGTCGCCCGATATCCCCAAGCCCTGCGGCTCCCAATAAAGCATCGCAGAGGGCGTGGATTACTACGTCACCATCCGAATGGGCCAATAGCCCGCGATCAAATTGAATAGTGACACCACCCAGGATCAAAACGCGATCCGATGAAAAACAGTGGGCATCAAAGCCGTGACCAACACGCATGATCAATTTTCCTGTAGTGGATTGACTAGAGCCTGTTAACACTAAAATAACGTGAACTCGACGTAAGCAGTATGATAAACGGTTGTATTCATTAACTTATAATCTCTAAGAGATCTTACCATGAATACATTAGGCCACATTGACTTAACCAATTTATTCGTTGATGTTGATGATTTTTGTAGAGTTTTTATCCCCGCCTGGCTCCAGTCCCTGTTATTAATCTGTGCATTGGTTAGGTGACACTCTTGGGGGGAATGGTTCGGTCTTGGTTAAAGGAAGAGGTGGATTAACACCAGAAAAAACATCCATACAAGGATATTTCTCGAATAATCAAATGTCTCAGCTCGTATAGAGCTAAAAAACCATAAAATGGATATCTGCTAGAACCCGGAAGATAGCAACCACTTGCAGGATCTGTGGTATGGCATGTTCATTTTATGGTGCTCTAGCTATAGCGCGATTGCCATGGTCGCTTTGCAACGAAACCTTGTCGTGGAATCCGTCTGGACGGTATACTAGATATATCTTTGGTTCATCATTCAGCGGTCGATAGCTAAACATCCATAGCTGGTGCCGAAGTCTGCGTCGCTGCCAGGCATGAATCAAAAAACGTGCCACCAATTTTTCATTGAAGCTACACCCTGGATGGTGAACGCCTCTGCTGATTCAAGCCATTACATAGAGTGAAGTCGAAACCGGGTCGATAATTTTTCGGTTTCGATAGCGTAGTAGGGCGTTCGGCGACAGAGGTTGGTGGTTCGCCCCGTCTAGTGGGGTTTGCGAGCCAAAGGACGTCGCGTTACCATTACTTTGGGATTTAGGGTATGCGGTTCTGTCAAGAAGACCCGGAAGAGGAAGAGCAGATAAAACCCGCTGGGCAGTGTCGATGATTACATCGTTACGGGCGGGAGGGCCACGAACTTTATATGCGTGGAGTACGATAGCCCCTAATCGTCCGGTGGCGATAGCGTTACTGGAATGTTGGCGTCCAATAAATCGCGAACCAAACCAGTATTCCGTCGGAACGAAGTTGGATGTTGACCGACTACGCATTAGGGACGAACTCCAATCATGGGTTTTAACCTGAATATTCTAAGTCAAGTTTTTTTAACAAAGATAATTCTCTGATTATTTAATTCTTAATTGGGGCCGTAGCTCAACTGGGAGAGCGTCGTGTTCGCAATGCGAAGGTCAGGGGTTCGATCCCCCTCGGCTCCACCAAATGAGAGTCCAAAGAAGTCCACAAGCCCGCGATACTGCGGGCTTTTTTTATGTCTGAATGTTCAGGGAAGACCAACCACGTTTAATTGAATCCAGGGGTAACTGGTGGTAAGTTGGGGTAGCCGTTCTGCGCTTGAAGGAGTTACCCCAAAATGACCTTAACCGATATCAATAGGAGTTACGCAGTTGAATTGTAATACTTTAATTTTGGTATAGATAAATACAACTAGGAGTTACGCAGTTGACAAACAATTGCGTTAAAATACAACAATGAATCCTCCGAAATGCAGTGCACACGATTACATCCAGTTTTTAATCGCCACCCCGCGTAATTATAGTTGCACGGAGGCTGCCAAAGTCTCCCCGATAATTAACGCTCCTCCCGCGCATGACGCTTTTACACGGCTTTTATCCCGTAAGGAGCCACAATTCAGATGAATTGTGGCTGGAAGTAGAATCCCTCATCGATAAAACCAAAGGGATTTTGGTTATCGATGATTCAACTCTTGACAAGCCTTACGCTCGTCAAATCGACCTGGTCAATTATCATTGGTCAGGGAAACATCATGCAACCGTTCCAGGAATCAACCTGATTACGCTGCTTTGGACGGACGGCGATAGTTACGTCCCCTGTGATTATCGAATTTATACTAAACGACTACCGGCTAAAGCCGGTAGGTTTCTCTAACATATTAATCTGTGCATAAGTAAGGTGACACTTAAAAATTGTGTGATAGGCTGTGGACTGGATCTCCAATTTTAAGAGTGTCACCTAACCAATGCACAGATTAATAGTTGTTACCACAAAATTAGAAGAAATCTGGTTTTTTTAACATCTAATTCGTTCAAACCAGCCTACCTTTAGCGGGAAAAAGCGACATAATTGCCGTTCTACTGGTTAAACTAAGCTATATCAAACATCTCACGTTAGATAAAATTAAACATTTAAGAATTAAAATTTAATGAATAATAAATTTCTAATAGATACTTTAGAAGGATTAACGGCTCCTAATAAATATTTAAAAAGCTGTTATATGTACGATGCAACGGGCGATAATTTGTTTCAAGAAATTATGAAACTTGATGGTTATTATCTCACTCATTGTGAATACGAGATTTTTGAGAAGTATAACGATGAAATGATGACTATTTTTTCTGACAGTACAGAAAAATTTAATCTTGTTGAGTTGGGGGCAGGTGATGGTCACAAAACCAAGATTATTTTGAAAAATTACGAAAAAAGTCATAAAAAAACAACTTATATCCCAATTGATATTTCAGAAAACATTTTAACGCTACTAAAAAATGATTTGGCGATATTGCATCCAGATTTGCAAATAAAGCCTATAGTTGGCGATTATATTAGTGCATTAAAAATGCTGATGAATTCTGAAGAAAAATGTAAAAATGTGGTGATGTTTATTGGTAGTACCATAGGTAATTTTTTGCCCTCAGAAACCGAAATTTTTTTGCAAGAACTGACAAGCTGTCTTGATAGTGGCGATATGATGCTCATAGGATTTGATTTGAAAAAAAGCCCTTCAGTGATTAAAAAAGCTTATCCTTCAAATATATTTTCTGAAAGTTTAGTTAAAAATATTTTAGTGCGGATTAATAATGAGTTACAAGGTAATTTTGAATTAGAGTGTTTTGAATACTTTTTTTTTTACAATCCCGTTAATGGCTTAGGAGAATCTTCATTAATTAGTAAAAAAAATCAAACGGTTAATTTATTAGCTTCTAATACTGAAATTAGCTTTAAAGCATGGGAAAAGATTAGTGTTTGCTATCATCAAAAATACGAAGAAGCTGATATTGAAATTTTTGCAGAAAAATCGGGATTTACGGTCGTGCGTAATTTTTATGATGTTAATAAATACTTTTGTAATTCTATTTGGAAATTAAAATAGAAGTATTGATAATGTTGATTTAGTTGTAAAACCTTTCTACTTTAACATATATAGGAGTTACGCAGTTGAATTTGTAATTCTATACAGGATTGAGTTTTTTCTATCATTCTGCGCGGAGGTCGCGTTAGCGACCGCAGTCGCAGAATCTATGTGTAGTATGTAGATGGATTCTGTGACTCCGCTTCGCTGCGCGCAGAATGACTTCCTATTTTTCAACTGCGTAACTCCTAATATAAATATGTTACCTATTTTACCATTTATTGCTCTGGGCAGCATAATTTATGTTGCTGTGAGTGATTTTTATAAAAAACGTTTTGATAAAGCTGAGTTATCTGTTGTTCCTACAGATATAATTGATTCTACAAAAGTATCAGAAAATTTTGACCCTATTGCTAAAGAGAAAAATGTTAAAAATGATTTGGTTTATTCAATAAGCGCATTAACATTAACTGGCATAGGTATTGTAGCATTATTACCAGCTTTAGTTTTAATTGCTATTCCAATCGAGCTATATTTATTTCTGCCTTTCATCAGGCGCGGTTATCTTAAGTTATTTGAAAATAAAAAAATTAGTGTTCATTCGGTTGATACAGTTGTATCTTTAGTTTTAATAAGTGGCGGCTATTTTTTTGCTTCGGCATTATTCTTTACTTTTTTCAATATCAGCCAACTTTTATTATTAAAGACACAACGACAATCTCAAAAAAATTTAACTAGTATTTTAGGTGAACAGCAAAACTCAGTTTGGTTATTTAAAGATGGAGTTGAAATAGAAATTGCTATTGATAATCTTCAACAAGGTGACATCATTATTGTGCAAGCCGGTGAAATGATTGTTGTAGATGGGAGAATCACATTTGGTATTGCCAGTATTGACCAGCATATTTTAACGGGTGAATCTCAACCCGTTGAAAAAACGATTGATGATGAAGTATTTGCCGGAACAGTTGTCTTATCAGGAAAATTATTTGTACAGGTGGAAAAGGCCGGTAAAGAAACGGTGGCAGAACAAATTGGGGTCATTTTAAACGACACAGCTCATTTTGAATTTAATGTGCAAACCAGAGGCGAACGCTATGCTGACCAAGCTGCGTTACCAACTTTAATTATTGCGGGTCTTACATTCCCATTATTAGGTTATGCGAGTGCGGCAACCGTATTATTTGCAACATTGGGGTCTAATATGCGGATTATTGCGCCAATAAGTGTCCTTAATGCTTTAAAAACAACTTCAAAGCACGGCGTATTAATCAAAGATGGTCGCGCATTGGAATGTTTAGCGAATGTGGATACGGTGATTTTTGATAAAACCGGAACGCTGACAGAAGAACAACCGCACATCGGTCGTATTTATACTGCCGCTAATTATGATGAAAATACTGTGCTAACTTTAGCGGCGTGTGCTGAATACCGACAGACCCATCCGATTGCTAAAGCCATTGTGCAAGCCGCACAACAACGCAATCTACCGTTAAACGCAATCGAACACGCCCATTATGAAGTAGGTTATGGCTTAAAAGTTAATACGCAGGAACAGGTTATTTGTGTCGGAAGTTGGCGTTTTATGCAGATGGAACAAATTACTATTCCAATGACAATGCAATCTATACAGGAAGATTGTCAAGAACAAGGTTATTCTGTTGTTTATGTGACGATTAATCAACAACTAGTTGGTGCAATTGAATTGCTTCCTACTTTGCGTTCTCATATTAAAGAAATTGTTGATCAATTGCATCAGCGTAATATTAAAACTTATATTATGTCGGGT
This region of Gammaproteobacteria bacterium genomic DNA includes:
- the ispF gene encoding 2-C-methyl-D-erythritol 2,4-cyclodiphosphate synthase — protein: MRVGHGFDAHCFSSDRVLILGGVTIQFDRGLLAHSDGDVVIHALCDALLGAAGLGDIGRHFPDTSMEFAGIDSRELLRRVMACLRRIGLIVGNVDITIVAQVPRLAPYLETMRMNLASDLEVSVGQVNVKATTTERMGYTGREEGIAAHAVALLIVHPNLARKPLVLAMVEEAPPSVFSCS
- a CDS encoding Methyltransf_33 domain-containing protein, producing MNNKFLIDTLEGLTAPNKYLKSCYMYDATGDNLFQEIMKLDGYYLTHCEYEIFEKYNDEMMTIFSDSTEKFNLVELGAGDGHKTKIILKNYEKSHKKTTYIPIDISENILTLLKNDLAILHPDLQIKPIVGDYISALKMLMNSEEKCKNVVMFIGSTIGNFLPSETEIFLQELTSCLDSGDMMLIGFDLKKSPSVIKKAYPSNIFSESLVKNILVRINNELQGNFELECFEYFFFYNPVNGLGESSLISKKNQTVNLLASNTEISFKAWEKISVCYHQKYEEADIEIFAEKSGFTVVRNFYDVNKYFCNSIWKLK
- a CDS encoding hypothetical protein (Evidence 5 : Unknown function), producing the protein MTLLHGFYPVRSHNSDELWLEVESLIDKTKGILVIDDSTLDKPYARQIDLVNYHWSGKHHATVPGINLITLLWTDGDSYVPCDYRIYTKRLPAKAGRFL
- a CDS encoding hypothetical protein (Evidence 5 : Unknown function) — protein: MNPPKCSAHDYIQFLIATPRNYSCTEAAKVSPIINAPPAHDAFTRLLSRKEPQFR
- a CDS encoding Heavy metal translocating P-type ATPase — encoded protein: MDSVTPLRCAQNDFLFFNCVTPNINMLPILPFIALGSIIYVAVSDFYKKRFDKAELSVVPTDIIDSTKVSENFDPIAKEKNVKNDLVYSISALTLTGIGIVALLPALVLIAIPIELYLFLPFIRRGYLKLFENKKISVHSVDTVVSLVLISGGYFFASALFFTFFNISQLLLLKTQRQSQKNLTSILGEQQNSVWLFKDGVEIEIAIDNLQQGDIIIVQAGEMIVVDGRITFGIASIDQHILTGESQPVEKTIDDEVFAGTVVLSGKLFVQVEKAGKETVAEQIGVILNDTAHFEFNVQTRGERYADQAALPTLIIAGLTFPLLGYASAATVLFATLGSNMRIIAPISVLNALKTTSKHGVLIKDGRALECLANVDTVIFDKTGTLTEEQPHIGRIYTAANYDENTVLTLAACAEYRQTHPIAKAIVQAAQQRNLPLNAIEHAHYEVGYGLKVNTQEQVICVGSWRFMQMEQITIPMTMQSIQEDCQEQGYSVVYVTINQQLVGAIELLPTLRSHIKEIVDQLHQRNIKTYIMSGDNEKPTQQLAKQLNIDEYFSEVLPTDKANLIVELQAQGRNVCFIGDGINDAIALKQANVSISLHGASSIATDTAQILLMDSGLEHIPWLFEFADKLNSNLQRSLILSVIPGFICIGGVYLLHFGVIAGTILYNVSLAVGVGNTMVLNDSCEKINQHNKLGRVHSKGG